In one Alnus glutinosa chromosome 12, dhAlnGlut1.1, whole genome shotgun sequence genomic region, the following are encoded:
- the LOC133852747 gene encoding protein COP1 SUPPRESSOR 2, with the protein MELQRKKNFRKRRAEEGAEGEGDPHVISDDEQERRMTLEEVKFLQKQRERKSGIPAVSINASSSSSSKTTGSPGVGFGVGFAKVGGHRDSAKNDAAGAPDAEKEDLVLHDNFAQETAVMVEDPNMLKYVEQELAKKRGRKIDPTDQVENDLKRAEDELYKIPDHLKVKRRNSEESSTQWTTGIAEVQLPIEYKLRNIEETEAAKKILQERRLMGRTKSEFTIPSSYSADYFQRGRDYAEKLRREHPELYKDRSVQDDGAGSKQNETGTDAAGQRQAATDQFMLERFRKRERHRVMRR; encoded by the exons ATGGAGCTGcagaggaagaagaatttcaggaAGAGAAGGGCAGAGGAAGGAGCAGAAGGGGAGGGAGACCCTCATGTCATATCCGACGACGAACAAGAAAGGAG GATGACACTGGAGGAGGTGAAATTCCTGCAGAAACAGAGGGAGAGGAAGTCAGGGATCCCTGCAGTTTCTATTAATGCATCATCGTCATCGTCTTCAAAAACAACGGGCTCTCCAGGTGTAGGGTTTGGGGTTGGCTTTGCTAAAGTCGGCGGCCATCGTGACAGTGCTAAGAACGACGCTGCCGGTGCTCCTGACGCCGAGAAGGAAGACTTGGTTCTCCACGACAACTTCGCCCAGGAAACTGCTGTCATGGTTGAAGATCCCAATAT GCTAAAGTACGTTGAACAAGAATTGGCCAAGAAGAGGGGCAGGAAAATTGATCCGACAGACCAAGTTGAGAACGACTTAAAGCGTGCTGAAGATGAATTATACAAAATCCCTGACCATCTGAAG GTGAAGAGACGAAACTCAGAAGAAAGCTCTACTCAGTGGACCACTGGAATCGCTGAGGTTCAGCTTCCTATTGA ATACAAGTTGAGAAATATCGAGGAAACAGAGGCTGCCAAAAAGATTCTGCAAGAGAGGAGGCTCATGGGTCGGACGAAATCAGAATTTACCATTCCATCAAGTTACAGTGCTGATTATTTCCAACGTGGCAGGGATTATGCTGAAAAACTTAGAAGAG AACATCCTGAGCTGTACAAAGACAGAAGTGTACAGGATGATGGCGCTGGATCCAAACAAAATGAGACTGGCACAGATGCAGCAGGACAAAGGCAAGCTGCAACAGATCAGTTCATGCTAGAGCGCTTTCGCAAACGAGAACGCCACCGTGTGATGCGGAGATAA
- the LOC133851691 gene encoding germin-like protein subfamily 2 member 4: protein MVANVVAYLIVFTAISSTVASDPDTLQDICVAVPSSGLKVNGFACKQEANVTAADFFFDGLAKPGVVNNSVGSIVTVANVDKIPGLNTLGVSLARIDYAPGGLNPPHTHPRATEIVFVLDGELDVGFITTANKLISKTIKKGEIFVFPKALVHFQKNNGDKAAAVISAFNSQLPGTQSIAATLFTATPSVPDDVLTKAFQVGTKEIDKIKSKLAPKKN from the exons ATGGTGGCTAATGTTGTTGCATATCTGATCGTCTTTACTGCAATCTCCAGTACCGTTGCATCTGATCCTGACACCCTGCAGGATATCTGCGTTGCTGTTCCCTCTTCAG gGTTAAAGGTAAACGGGTTTGCATGCAAGCAGGAGGCAAATGTTACGGCAGCTGATTTCTTCTTCGACGGCTTGGCTAAGCCAGGAGTAGTTAACAACTCAGTTGGGTCAATTGTAACAGTGGCCAACGTGGACAAGATTCCAGGTCTCAACACCCTGGGGGTGTCACTGGCGCGCATTGACTATGCACCTGGTGGGCTTAACCCTCCTCACACGCACCCGCGTGCCACAGAGATTGTATTCGTGCTTGATGGCGAATTGGACGTAGGCTTCATCACTACAGCAAACAAGCTCATCTCCAAAACAATCAAGAAAGGTGAAATCTTCGTGTTCCCAAAGGCTCTCGTTCATTTTCAGAAGAACAATGGCGACAAGGCCGCCGCTGTGATCTCCGCCTTCAATAGCCAATTGCCTGGCACCCAATCCATTGCTGCAACACTTTTCACGGCGACACCCTCCGTCCCAGACGATGTGTTGACAAAAGCCTTTCAGGTTGGTACCAAAGAGATTGACAAAATCAAGTCGAAGCTTGCTCCCAAGAAGAATTAA
- the LOC133851270 gene encoding protein phosphatase 2C 32 yields the protein MGNGTSRVVGCFVPFNGKNGVDLEFLEPLDEGLGHSFCYVRPSIFESPAITPSNSERYTVDSSTLDSETLSGSFRHDMIDDASGLHRTYKGVPETTFKTISGASVSANVSTARTGNQSALFASDVQEPAASFESTSSFAAIPLQPVPHCSGPLNGFMSGPLERGFASGPLERGGGFMSGPIEKGVMSGPLDATDKSNFSAPLARIRRRPGLQRLMRSVSGPVRNTFSRTFSKHSGGSGWMQRFFLHPVSQLAWHPKEPKFRADASRNCPEGVPSEGEYRCIHNLQWAHGKAGEDRVQVVLSEEQGWLFIGIYDGFSGPDGPDFLMSHLYKAIDRELEGLLWDYEDKPLIDPLKPEPHNAGHREAASKSSKEDQPNPDSSQVISCGLEDACRHRFVRGQSSNCEIVEENEEVRMGVKPSCEKPSISGTAAVSVPAANLSGQGRKSMRLYELLQMESWDGQGSILVSEVGNRRKVSWDCQLSQETLDSRQNLQENQARSCSLDPQGESCSHRGEDPTISGEDVGVRVESANHGVVTAPSVSSQRQNTKKSLISSKIRKMYRRQKSLRKKLFPWSYDWHREETFVDDRMVEPSGPIRRCKSGVIDHDTVLRAMARALERTEEAYMEMVEKALDKNPELALMGSCVLVMLMKDQDVYVMNLGDSRVILAQERPNDRYPDVRHRNRSRESLVRMELDRISEDSPMHNQNSQVSKINKSREISLCRLKMRAVQLSTDHSTSVEEEVFRIRAEHPDDNQAVFNDRVKGQLKVTRAFGAGFLKRPTCNEALLEMFRIDYLGTVPYVSCIPSLIHHRLSSSDRFLVLSSDGLYQYFSNEEVVAHVTWFMENVPEGDPAQYLIAELLFRAAKKNGMDFHELLDIPHGDRRKYHDDVSVMVVSLEGRIWRSSG from the exons ATGGGCAACGGAACTTCTCGTGTTGTCGGCTGTTTTGTGCCTTTCAATGGGAAAAATGGTGTTGATTTAGAGTTCTTAGAGCCACTAGATGAAGGATTAGGCCATTCCTTCTGTTACGTTAGGCCATCAATTTTTGAATCTCCTGCCATTACCCCATCAAACTCTGAAAGGTATACTGTTGATTCGAGTACCCTCGATTCTGAAACGTTAAGTGGGTCATTTAGACATGACATGATAGATGATGCCTCGGGGTTGCACAGAACATACAAGGGCGTTCCAGAAACCACATTTAAAACCATCTCAGGGGCTTCGGTCAGTGCCAATGTTTCCACGGCTCGGACTGGTAACCAGAGTGCACTGTTTGCCAGTGATGTCCAAGAGCCTGCTGCATCATTTGAAAGTACCTCCTCATTTGCTGCAATCCCTTTGCAGCCTGTACCTCATTGCTCTGGACCATTGAATGGATTCATGTCTGGGCCTCTTGAGAGAGGTTTTGCTTCCGGTCCTTTGGAAAGGGGAGGTGGTTTCATGTCTGGGCCAATTGAGAAGGGTGTAATGTCTGGTCCACTTGATGCTACTGATAAATCTAACTTCTCTGCACCACTCGCGCGCATACGCAGAAGACCAGGCCTCCAACGTCTCATGAGGAGTGTGAGCGGGCCTGTGAGGAACACTTTCTCCCGGACCTTCTCAAAACATTCTGGGGGGTCTGGTTGGATGCAACGGTTTTTCTTGCACCCGGTGTCTCAATTGGCCTGGCATCCTAAGGAGCCAAAGTTTCGAGCAGATGCCTCACGAAACTGTCCTGAAGGGGTGCCATCTGAAGGGGAGTATAGATGTATTCACAACCTGCAATGGGCTCATGGCAAGGCTGGTGAAGATAGAGTTCAAGTTGTGCTTTCCGAAGAACAAGGATGGTTGTTTATTGGGATATATGATGGTTTTAGTGGGCCAGACGGACCAGATTTTCTGATGAGCCATCTTTATAAAGCTATAGACAGAGAACTGGAAGGACTGCTATGGGATTATGAAGACAAACCTCTTATTGATCCATTGAAACCTGAACCCCATAATGCTGGACATAGAGAAGCAGCTTCAAAGTCCAGCAAGGAGGACCAGCCAAATCCTGATTCAAGTCAAGTAATTTCTTGTGGTTTAGAGGATGCATGCAGACATCGATTTGTCAGAGGTCAATCGTCTAACTGTGAAATAGTTGAGGAAAATGAAGAAGTTAGGATGGGTGTCAAACCCAGTTGTGAAAAGCCCAGCATCTCAGGAACTGCAGCTGTTTCTGTTCCAGCTGCAAACTTGAGTGGTCAAGGCAGAAAAAGCATGCGGCTTTATGAGCTACTTCAGATGGAGTCTTGGGATGGACAAGGTTCTATTTTAGTCTCAGAAGTCGGGAACCGAAGAAAGGTTTCATGGGATTGTCAATTGAGCCAAGAAACTTTGGATTCTAGGCAAAACTTACAAGAAAATCAGGCAAGATCTTGCTCGTTGGACCCCCAAGGAGAGAGTTGTAGCCATCGGGGTGAAGATCCCACTATTTCGGGTGAAGATGTAGGGGTTAGGGTCGAATCCGCTAATCATGGCGTTGTAACTGCTCCTTCTGTTTCAAGCCAAAGGCAGAATACTAAAAAGTCGTTAATCAGTTCAAAGATTAGAAAAATGTATCGAAGGCAAAAGTCCTTGCGTAAGAAACTTTTTCCTTGGAGTTATGATTGGCACAGAGAGGAGACTTTTGTTGACGATAGAATGGTGGAGCCCTCAGGGCCTATTAGGAGATGCAAATCTGGTGTTATTGATCACGATACGGTTTTAAGAGCGATGGCTCGAGCTCTTGAAAGGACAGAAGAGGCTTACATGGAAATGGTGGAAAAGGCTCTTGACAAAAACCCGGAGCTTGCTTTGATGGGGTCATGTGTTCTAGTAATGTTAATGAAGGATCAAGATGTCTATGTCATGAACCTAGGGGATAGCCGCGTGATCTTGGCTCAAGAAAGACCGAATGACCGTTATCCTGATGTGAGGCATAGGAATAGATCCAGAGAGTCATTAGTGCGCATGGAGTTGGACAGAATATCGGAGGATTCTCCAATGCATAATCAGAACAGTCAGGTTAGCAAGATAAATAAAAGCAGAGAGATTTCGTTATGCAGATTGAAAATGAGAGCAGTACAGCTTTCCACCGATCACAGCACAAGTGTTGAAGAG GAAGTTTTTAGAATTAGGGCTGAACATCCGGATGACAACCAGGCTGTATTTAATGATCGAGTGAAGGGGCAATTGAAAGTTACCAGAGCATTTGGTGCTGGGTTCCTGAAGAGG CCAACTTGTAACGAGGCTCTACTGGAGATGTTTCGGATTGATTATCTGGGAACTGTTCCTTATGTCAGCTGCATTCCTTCCCTTATTCACCACCGACTTTCCTCGAGTGATCGATTCCTGGTACTCTCCTCTGATGGACTTTACCAGTACTTCAGCAACGAAGAGGTAGTTGCTCATGTCACTTGGTTCATGGAAAATGTTCCTGAAGGGGATCCTGCTCAGTACCTAATCGCAGAGCTTCTCTTCCGTGCTGCCAAAAAGAATG GAATGGATTTTCATGAACTGCTGGATATTCCTCATGGGGATCGACGCAAATATCATGATGATGTTTCTGTTATGGTTGTTTCACTGGAGGGAAGGATCTGGAGATCATCTGGATAA